One genomic region from Streptomyces sp. NBC_01304 encodes:
- the dtd gene encoding D-aminoacyl-tRNA deacylase: MRAVVQRVDGASVVVEGETVGEIDGEGLCVLVGVTHEDTKEKAAQLARKLWSLRILADEKSCSDIDAPLLVISQFTLYGDARKGRRPTWNAAAPGDVAEPLVEEVVAQLRSLGATVATGRFGAQMRVSLTNDGPFTVLLDM, translated from the coding sequence GTGAGGGCGGTCGTCCAGCGGGTGGACGGCGCGAGCGTCGTCGTCGAGGGGGAGACGGTCGGGGAGATCGACGGCGAAGGGCTCTGCGTCCTGGTCGGCGTCACGCACGAGGACACCAAGGAGAAGGCGGCCCAACTCGCCCGCAAGCTCTGGTCGTTGCGCATCCTCGCCGACGAGAAGTCATGCAGCGACATCGACGCACCGCTGCTCGTGATCTCCCAGTTCACGCTGTACGGGGATGCGCGCAAGGGCCGCCGTCCCACGTGGAACGCGGCCGCCCCCGGCGATGTGGCCGAGCCGCTCGTCGAGGAGGTCGTGGCCCAGCTGCGCTCGCTCGGCGCGACGGTGGCGACGGGGCGGTTCGGGGCGCAGATGCGGGTCTCGCTGACGAACGACGGGCCCTTCACGGTGCTGCTCGACATGTGA
- a CDS encoding asparaginase: MTSTAPASPAAIPPVLAEVVRSGFVEGHHRGSLVLLAADGSVDLAIGDPAAPVYPRSSNKPMQAAAILRAGLDLAGERLALTAASHSGEPFHLDLVRKMLAQHGLSESDLQCPPDLPLDAVEAEAYLAAGQVRERVTMNCSGKHTSMIAACAHNGWPTESYLAADHPLQLLVREVVEEAAGERVASVGTDGCGAPLMAISLVGLARAFRHFVLAPEGTAERRVADAMRAHPEFVAGTRRPDTWLMREVPGSLSKMGAEAVQAVALPDGRALAFKVDDGSTRALGPVLARSLRMLGVDAPVVDRIGRSPLLGGGVEVGEIRAAF; encoded by the coding sequence ATGACCTCCACCGCTCCTGCCAGCCCTGCCGCCATACCGCCGGTCCTTGCCGAAGTCGTACGTTCCGGCTTCGTCGAGGGCCATCATCGGGGCTCACTGGTCCTGCTCGCGGCCGACGGGAGTGTGGACCTTGCGATCGGCGATCCGGCCGCGCCCGTCTATCCCCGCTCGTCCAACAAGCCGATGCAGGCCGCGGCCATCCTGCGGGCCGGGCTCGACCTCGCGGGCGAACGCCTGGCGCTGACCGCCGCAAGCCACTCCGGGGAACCCTTCCACCTGGATCTCGTACGCAAGATGCTGGCGCAGCACGGGCTGTCCGAGTCCGACCTGCAGTGCCCGCCGGACCTGCCGCTCGACGCGGTCGAGGCCGAGGCGTATCTGGCCGCCGGGCAGGTGCGGGAGCGGGTCACCATGAACTGCTCGGGCAAGCACACCTCGATGATCGCCGCGTGCGCGCACAACGGGTGGCCGACCGAGAGCTATCTGGCTGCCGACCACCCGTTGCAGCTGCTTGTACGTGAGGTGGTCGAGGAGGCCGCGGGGGAGCGGGTCGCCTCCGTGGGCACGGACGGGTGCGGGGCGCCGCTGATGGCGATCAGCCTGGTGGGCCTCGCGCGTGCCTTCCGGCACTTCGTGCTCGCTCCGGAAGGGACGGCCGAGCGGCGGGTCGCGGATGCGATGCGCGCGCATCCGGAGTTCGTCGCCGGGACGCGTCGCCCCGACACCTGGCTGATGCGGGAGGTGCCGGGTTCCCTGTCGAAGATGGGGGCGGAGGCGGTCCAGGCGGTGGCGCTGCCGGACGGGCGGGCGCTGGCGTTCAAGGTGGACGACGGCTCGACCAGGGCGCTCGGGCCCGTGCTGGCCCGTTCCCTGCGGATGCTGGGCGTCGACGCCCCTGTGGTGGACCGGATCGGGCGGTCGCCGCTGCTGGGCGGGGGCGTCGAGGTGGGCGAGATACGCGCGGCGTTCTGA
- a CDS encoding RsiG family protein yields MSTPSTGQPSGSVPTARSAGPVTPRPPTQRTGSPGGGGGRLPEVPDHDLAVLRLPELRGLRRASQQDEADLSYVRRLLQGRIDILRAEIARRRDPAAPAPEAAVVERLSEILTDAPSTHRSSARHVTLGTPHGEEYRRLAAEMLSEVELSDLDARTDEELHTAMGRLVRYEQQVSRRRQRLQRTADDCSAEIARRYREGEAQVDDLLT; encoded by the coding sequence ATGAGCACACCGAGCACCGGGCAGCCGTCCGGCTCTGTACCGACCGCGCGCAGCGCCGGGCCGGTCACGCCCCGGCCGCCCACCCAGCGCACCGGCAGCCCGGGCGGCGGCGGGGGCCGGCTGCCCGAGGTCCCCGATCACGACCTGGCCGTCCTGCGCCTGCCCGAGCTGCGCGGACTGCGCCGGGCGTCCCAGCAGGACGAGGCGGACCTGAGCTATGTGCGCCGCCTGCTCCAGGGACGCATCGACATCCTGCGGGCCGAGATCGCCCGCCGCCGAGACCCGGCGGCGCCCGCCCCCGAGGCCGCCGTCGTCGAGCGGCTCTCCGAGATCCTCACCGACGCCCCCTCCACGCACCGCTCCTCCGCCCGCCACGTCACGCTCGGCACCCCGCACGGTGAGGAGTACCGGCGCCTTGCCGCCGAGATGCTCTCCGAGGTCGAGCTGAGCGACCTCGACGCCCGGACGGACGAAGAGCTGCACACCGCGATGGGACGCCTGGTCCGCTACGAACAGCAGGTTTCCCGGCGCCGGCAGCGCCTCCAGCGCACCGCCGACGATTGCAGTGCGGAGATCGCCCGCAGGTACCGTGAAGGCGAAGCACAAGTAGACGACCTGCTCACCTGA